The following proteins are encoded in a genomic region of Catharus ustulatus isolate bCatUst1 chromosome 4, bCatUst1.pri.v2, whole genome shotgun sequence:
- the LOC116996080 gene encoding matrix Gla protein, producing MRTLTILTLLAVLVMAAASYESHESMESHEYLNPFLNRRRANDFIQADSRLRAIAQERIRERSKAPYEHQRELCEDYYPCEMYAHRHGYPAAYKHYFGGRRRTK from the exons ATGCGCACTCTCACCATCCTCACCCTCCTGGCTGTCTTGGTGATGGCTGCTGCCTCCTATG agtCCCATGAGAGCATGGAGTCCCACGAGTATCTCA ATCCCTTCCTCAACAGGCGAAGGGCCAATGACTTCATCCAGGCTGACTCGAGACTAAGAGCCATCGCTCAGGAGAG GATCAGGGAGCGCAGTAAGGCTCCCTACGAGCATCAGAGGGAGCTCTGCGAGGATTACTACCCTTGTGAGATGTACGCTCATCGCCATGGCTACCCCGCTGCTTACAAGCACTATtttggggggaggaggaggactAAGTAA